The nucleotide window AGGCGTTCGTCCGGGTGCCCGGGGAGTGGCGCGGCGTCGCACGCGTGCCGGACGCCAGCTTCGAGATCGCGCCGGCGTACGCCGCCCACGACGCCCGCGAGCGGTTCGACCCGGAGACGCCGGCGCCGGACGGCCGGGCGAACGCCTGTCGCTGCGGAGAGATCATGGCCGGGCGGGCGAGCCCCCGGGACTGTCCGTTGTTCGGCCAGGGGTGTACCCCCGACGACCCCGTCGGGGCGTGTATGGTCGGCGAGGAGGGGCCGTGTCGCATCCAACACGAGTACGGGGGTGAGCGGCCGTGAGCGAGGAGGTCGTCACGGCCGCCCACGGCGCCGGCACGGAGGCGACGGCCGATCTCGTCGACCGACTCCTGGGCGACCGGTTCGGCGGTGGCGAGGGGGGAGACGCCGGCGACGGCGACGCTGGCGGCGCCGGCGGCGCCCTCCCTGCCGGCGCCGTCGGGCTGGCGGCCCGCGACGACGGCGCGGTCGTCCCGGACGCCACGACCGGCGACGAGACGGCGACCGCGACGGTCGTGAGCACGGACAGCCACGTCGTCCAGCCGCCGGTCTTCCCGGGCGGGGACGTGGGGCGACTCGCGGCCGCCGGCACGGTCAACGACCTCGCCGCGATGGGGGCGACGGACGGCGTGACGCTGTCGAGCGCGCTCGTGATCCCGGCCGGCACGCCCGTCGACACCGTCGAGACGGTGACGGCGTCGATGGCGGCGGTGTGTGAGACGGCCGGCTGCACGCTCCGGACGGGCGACACCAAGGTCGTCGGCGCGGACGAACTCGACGGCCTGGTCGTGACGACCACCGGCGTCGCCCGGGTGGACCCGGCGGACACGCTGCCCGCGAGCGGGCTGTCGCCGGGCGACCGGCTCGTGGTCACCGGGCCGGTCGGCGACCACGGTGTCGCCTTACTCGCCGCCCGCGAGGGGTTCGACTTCGAGACAGCCCCCGAGAGCGACGCCGCGCCGACGGCGGGACTGCTGCGGGCCGCCCGCGAGGCCGGGGAGATCACGGCCGCGACCGACCCCACCCGTGGCGGGCTGGCGAACGCCGTCAACGAACTGGCGGCCGCGAGCGACGCCGGCGTCGTGTTGGACGAAGAGACTCCGGTCGCGGACGACACCCGCGGCGCCGCGGAGGTGCTGGGGGTCGACCCGCTGACGGTCGCCTGCGAGGGGCGGCTCGTCGTCGGGGTCGACGCCGACGACGCCGAGACGGTCGTCGACCGGCTCCGCGACACCCCCGGCGGCGAGGGTGCGGCCGTGATCGGCCGGGTCGTCGACGACCACCCCGGCGACGTGGTGTTGGACACCGGAATCGGCCGACGGTACCTCTCCGTGCCGACCGGGGAGCGAGTCCCGCGGATCTGCTGATGCACGAACTCGCCGTCGCCGAACGGCTGGTCGCCCGCGCCCGCGAGGCCGCGGACGACGCCGGCGCCGACCGCGTCACCGGGCTGACGGTCGCGGTCGGCGAGGCCACCCACCTCGCGCCCACACAGCTCCGCTTCTGTCTGGAGGCGGTGACGGACGACCTGCTCGCGGACGCGACAGTGTCGTTCGAACGAGTGCGGGCCCGTGGGACGTGCGACTGCGGCTGGCGGGGCGAACTGGACCGACTCCCGGAGACGGTCGCGGCCGCGCCGGAGCGCCGGTGTCCGGCGTGTGACGGCACCGTGACCGTGACCGCCGGCCGGGAGTGTCGACTGGAGCGGATCACTGTCCCGGACGACGGCTCACCGAACGACACCGACTGACCATGTACGAGACACACACCTCGATCGGAACACCGACGCACAGGCCCGTGTACAGTTCCACGCACAGACCGACGCACAGTCCGAAACACGCCACGCCGGGGTCGCTGGCGGGGGCCGTCGCCGACCGAGCACGGCGGCTGCTCGCCCGAGTCACCGACGGGGTCGACGGCGGGGTCTCCCGGGTCGCCGAGGTGATCGACGGCAGGGTCGCCGACAGCCTCGTCGGCGCGCCCGCACCGGGACCGTCGTCGGCTCACCGGTTCGGCCACGGCGACGACACCGACGGGGAGGCGACGGACACGGAGGCGGACGTGTTGGCGGCCGTCCGGGACCGGGCCCGGGAGAACCACGAACGGCTCGCCCACGACGCGGACGTGTTCGCCGTCGAACTGCTGGGTGCGACCGGCAGCGGCAAGACGGCGCTGATCGAGTGGCTGTTGGAGCACGCCCACGACGGCGACCGCGTCGGGGTCGTCACCGGCGACGTGTCCGGCGAGGACGACGCCGAGCGACTGCGCCGCCACGGTGTCCCGGTCGTGAACGTCACCACGGGGAAGGACTGTCACCTGGACCCACGGCGCGTCGCGGACGCGTTGGACGACGAGCGCCTCGAACTGGACGCCCTGGACGCCCTGTACGTCGAGAACGTCGGCAACGTCGTCTGTCCGGCGGACTTCCCGCTCGGGACGGCCGTGCGGCTCGCCGTCGTCTCGCCCACGGAGGGGACGGACGTGGTCCGGAAACACCCCCACCTGTTCCAGGTCGCCGACGCCGTCGCCATCAACAAGACGGACCTCGCGGAGGCGGTCGGCGCCGACACGGACCGGATGGTCGCGGACGCCCGCCGAATCGCCCCGGACGCGCCGGTCGTGGAGACGAGTGTAGAGACCGAAGCCGGCCTCGGGGACCTCGTCGACAGCCTGGGAGGGTTCCGGGCCGCCGACTACGACGACGGTGGGCACGCACACACCGACGACAGTGACCACGCGCACGCCGACGGCCACACCCACCACGACGACGGTGGGGCGCCCGACCACAGTGACGAGACGCCCGACGACGGCCCGGAGGTGAGACGGGCGGACCACGCGACGGACGGGGGTGAGCGGTAGGTGGCGACCGGCGAGACGGACGCCCGGGAGGCGGTGACGGTCCGGGTGACGGGGACGGTCCAAGGTGTCGGCTTCCGGCCGTTCGTGGCTCGGACGGCGGCGGCTCACGACCTCGCGGGCGTCGTCCGCAACACGGACCGTGGCGTCCAGATCCGGTTCGAGGGCGCTCCCGGAGCCGTCGGCGACGCGGTCGAGACCGTGCGGTCGGACCCGCCGCCGTTGGCGAGCGTAGAGGCGGTGGAGACGGCGACGGCGACGGTGACCGGGGCGACCGACTTCGAGATCGTCGACTCCACCGGCGACGAGGAACGGACGACGCTCGTCCCGCCGGACACGGCAATCTGTCCTGACTGTCTGGCGGACCTCCGGGACCCCGGCTCTCAGTTCCACGACTACTGGGCGACGGGGTGTGTGAACTGCGGCCCGCGGTTCACCGTGACCGCGGGGCTGCCGTACGACCGCGACCGGACGGCGCTCGCGGCGTTCCCGCCGTGTGAGGGCTGTCGGGAGCGCTACGAGACGCGGACGGACCGGCGGTTCCACGCCCAGACGGTGGCGTGTCCGGACTGTGGCCCGCGCGTGTCGTTCGAGCCGGGTGACGACGGCGCGACGGCGACGGGGACGGCCGCGGTCGACGCCGTCGCCGACCGACTGCGCCGCGGCGCGGTCGTCGGCGTCGAAGGCGCCGGCGGCAGTCACCTCGTCTGTACCGCGACGGAGCCGACGGTGGTCGACCGGCTGCGCGAACGGACGGGACGGGCGAGGAAGCCGTTCGCGGTGATGGCGCCGACTGTCGACGCCGTCGAGTCGTTCGCGGCCGTCTCCGCGGAGGAACGGGAGACGCTGACCGACCGCCGGCGCCCCGTCGTCGTCGTCGACCGACTGGAGCGGTCCTGGCTGGAGTCGGTCGCTCCCGGGCTAGACACGGTCGGCGTGATGCTGCCGTACAGCGGGCTCCACCACCTCCTGTTCGACCGGGTGTCGGCGCCGTTGGTCGTCACGAGCGCGAACCGGCCGGGAGAGCCGACGTGTACCGAGACGGAGCGGCTCCGTGGGCTGTCGGCCCCGGACGCGCTCCTGACACACGACCGCGAGATCGTCAACCGCGCCGACGACAGCGTCGTCCGGGTCGTCGACGGCCGTCGACAGTTCCTCCGGCGCTCCCGCGGGTGGGTGCCCGACCCCATCCCTCGGCCGGGCGACGCCGGCGACACGACCGCGCTCGGGGTCGGTGCGCGGTCGGACACGACGGCCGCCGCGGCCGCCGACGACCGACTGCTGGCGAGTCAACACGTCGGGAGAGTGACGGATCCGGCGACGGAGGGGGCCCACCGCGCGGCCGCCGCGACCGTCCGGGAGCTGTTGGACGCCGAGCCGGACGTGGTCGGTCACGATCTCCACCCGGAGTTCCGGACGCGCGACCTCGCCGCGGCGTACGCCGCAGAGGCGGGCGCGGAGACGGTCGGGGTCTGGCACCACCACGCTCACGCGGCGTCGCTGCTGGCGGACCACGGCCGCGAGCGGGCGGTCGTGATCGCGGCAGACGGCGTCGGTCACGGGCCGGACGGCGTCGCCCGCGGCGGGGAGGTGTTGGACGCGACGCTCGCCGAGAGCGACCGGGTCGGCGGGCTGTCGGAGTTCCGGCTGCCGGGCGGCGACCGGGCGGCCGAACGACCCGGGCGGCTGTTGGCGTCGTTGCTGGCGGACCCCGACCGAATCGACCGGCTGCTCGTCGGCCGCGACGCCGCTCCGGACCGGGAGACGGCCGCGACCGTCCGCCGGCAGGCCGACGCCGGCGTCGCCAGCCCGGAGACGACCAGCGCCGGGCGGTTCCTGGACGCCGTCGCCGCACTCCTGGACGTGTGTACGGAGCGACGGTTCCGCGGCGAGCCGGCGATCCGGCTGGAGACGGCCGCGAGCGACGGCAGCCCCGTTCCCGTCGCGCCGCCGGTGGACTGGAGCGGCGAGCCGACGTTCGTCGCCGACGAGGCGTTGGCCCGGCTGGACGAGCTCCGGGACCAGTACCCGACGGCGGACGTGGCCGCGACGGGACAGGCGTTGTTGGCGGACGGGCTCGCCGAGGTTGCCGTCGAGACCGCCCGCGAGCGCGGCCGCGAGGCCGTCGGGCTGACCGGCGGCGTCGCACACAACGCCGCCGTCTCCCGCCGGGTGCGGCGGGCCGTCGAGGACGCCGGAGTGACCTTCCTCGGCCACGAGGCCGTCCCACCGGGTGACGGCGGACTCGCGGTCGGGCAGGCGGTCGCGGCCGCTCGGCGGGTGTGAGCCGACGGACGCCGAGTCGGCGCGTGTGAGGCCGCGGCTGTTCACGCGGCGTCGTCCGCGAGGTCGGCGACGGCTGCCCGAGCGTTCTCGACGACCGCGGGGTGTGGCTGGCTGGGACCGTGTTGCTCCCGGACGGTCGCGAGCGCGTCGTCGAACGCGACGCCGCGGACGAGCGCGAGCGCGCCGGCGGCGACGGCGACGCTACGGGAGGCGCCGGCGGAACAGTGGACGAGCGTCGTCTCGCCGGATTCGACTCGGGCCCGGAGCCGGGAGATCGCCCGGCGCGTCGCCGCGGGGTCGTTCCGTGGGCCGTCGATCAGCGGGACGGCGTCGACGGCCAGCGACTCGGGGTACGGCGTCTCCGGGGGGGAGTGGGTGAGCCGCACCACCGCCTCAACGCCGACCGCGGGCAGTGCGTCGCCGCGGGCGGCGTCGCGCGCGTCGCCGACGAACAGTCGGTCACCGATGGGTGTCACGCCGGAGGGTGGCGGGCCGACGGGGTAACTCTCACGGCGCCGTGGGCCTCGGAGACACGACTCTCCGGGTCTCTCCTCACCGACTGGAACGACGGTCAGCTTCATACGTCTCGGCCAGGGACGTACGAGCGTGTACGACGCCGTTCTGGCGGCGACGGACGGGAGCGACCACGCTCGCGTCGCCGCCGCCCACGCGGTCGTAGCCGGCCGTCGGTTCGACGCCGACGTGCCGGTCGTGAGCGTCGCCGACCGGCGCGCGACAGCGGCGCTGCCGGCGAACGGCGGCGCGGCGGTCGCCGCCGCGGCCGCCGAGACGGCCGCCAACGAGGCGTTGGCGACGGCACCCGACGACGACCGGGTGGAGACGGTGTTGGCCCGCGGCGACCCCGGACAGGTGATCGCGGCACGCGCCGACCGCCGGGGCGCGGGGCTGATCGCCGTCGGCACACACGGCCGGTCCGGCGTGTCGCGGTACCTCGTCGGGAGCGTCGCGGCGCGCGTGATTCGAGCGGGAGTAGCACCGGTGCTCGTCGCTCGCGCGAGTCACGCGGAGCCGCCACGGCGGGGGTACCGAGACGTGGTCGTGGCGACGGACGGCACCGGCCGGGTGGACACGGTGTTGCCGACGGCGTTCGAGTTGGCGTGTGAACACGACGCGACGATCCACGCGATCAGCGTCGTCGACACGGCGACGAACCCGACGTTCACCGGCCTGGCGGGCAGTCGCTCCGTCGACTACCGGGAGCAGTCCGCCGAGGCGGCGACGGAACGGGTGACGACCCGGGCGCGCAAGCGCGACTTCGACGCCCGGACGGTCGTCGAGACCGGCGAGCCGGCGGCGGTCGTGACGGACTACGCCGCGCGGGTGGACGCGGACCTGTTGGCGGTCGCCACGGCCGGCCGGAGCGGGCTCTCCCGGTTGCTCGTCGGTAGCACGACGGAACGGCTGCTCGGATCGGCGCCGGCGCCGGTGCTCGTCGCCCGCGCCGGACCGGTCGGTCCCGACTGACGGCGTGGGCTGTCGGTCTCGCCCGAGCGCGACTCTCTGCCGAGACACCACTGTCCAGCCGCCCGGACGGCGTCGACAACCTAGTAGTAACTCTCCGTGACGTTCACAGGGGGCCGACGCCGGGGCTCGACGTGTCCTCCGTCAGATAGAGAGGGTGTACAGGCGCTTTCGCGCGTCCGAGAAGGAGAATCGAGAGTCGACGACCTCCACCTCCTCCAGCCGCGAGAGGGCGTACCGCACCGTCCGCGGCGGCAGCATCGTCTCTTCGGCGATCTCCGTCTGTGACAGCGTCTCCTCGTACTCCAACACCTTGGCGACGAGCTTCGCACTCGGCGGCAGGTCCGCTACCGCGTCCCAGCCGTCCTCGACCGGCTCCTCTGTCACCGCAGACTCTGAGGCACTCATCCTGTTCGAACGGTGGGTATGCCGAGTGATAATAGTTACTATCCCATTTCATTACCATAGCGTATCACGCGAGGGTGGTGGGGTACGTTACCCGAAACCTCTTGTCCGTCAGTGCCCTACTGATGACAATGACAGACACGGCGGAGGGAGTCGACTTCCCGTACGACGAGGAGAACACCTCGCGTCAGGAGAAGATCGAGGCGCTCCGTGAGCGGCTCGAGGTGCTGGAGTCACAGAACGAGGAGATGCGCGACCGTCTCCTGGACGCCAACGCCGAGAACAACAAGTACCAACAGAAGCTGGAGCGGCTGACTCACGAGAACAAGAAGCTGAAGCAGTCGCCGTTGTTCGTCGCCACGGTGCAGGAGCTGACGGACGACGGAATCGTGATCAAGCAACACGGCAACAACCAGGAGGCGTTGACCGAGGTGACGACGGAGATGCGGGAGGGGCTGGAGCCGGACGACCGCGTGGCCGTCAACAACTCGCTGTCGGTGGTCAAGCGGCTGGACAACGAGACGGACGTTCGGGCTCGGGTGATGCAGGTCGACCACTCCCCGGACGTGACCTACGAGGACATCGGTGGGTTGGACGACCAGATGACCGAGGTGCGCGAGACGGTGGAGATGCCGTTGGAGAGCCCGGACATGTTCGAGGAGATCGGCATCCAGCCGCCCAGCGGCGTGTTGCTCCACGGGCCGCCGGGAACCGGGAAGACGATGCTGGCGAAGGCGGTCGCCAACCAGAC belongs to Halobaculum sp. MBLA0143 and includes:
- the hypE gene encoding hydrogenase expression/formation protein HypE, translating into MSEEVVTAAHGAGTEATADLVDRLLGDRFGGGEGGDAGDGDAGGAGGALPAGAVGLAARDDGAVVPDATTGDETATATVVSTDSHVVQPPVFPGGDVGRLAAAGTVNDLAAMGATDGVTLSSALVIPAGTPVDTVETVTASMAAVCETAGCTLRTGDTKVVGADELDGLVVTTTGVARVDPADTLPASGLSPGDRLVVTGPVGDHGVALLAAREGFDFETAPESDAAPTAGLLRAAREAGEITAATDPTRGGLANAVNELAAASDAGVVLDEETPVADDTRGAAEVLGVDPLTVACEGRLVVGVDADDAETVVDRLRDTPGGEGAAVIGRVVDDHPGDVVLDTGIGRRYLSVPTGERVPRIC
- a CDS encoding universal stress protein, producing MYDAVLAATDGSDHARVAAAHAVVAGRRFDADVPVVSVADRRATAALPANGGAAVAAAAAETAANEALATAPDDDRVETVLARGDPGQVIAARADRRGAGLIAVGTHGRSGVSRYLVGSVAARVIRAGVAPVLVARASHAEPPRRGYRDVVVATDGTGRVDTVLPTAFELACEHDATIHAISVVDTATNPTFTGLAGSRSVDYREQSAEAATERVTTRARKRDFDARTVVETGEPAAVVTDYAARVDADLLAVATAGRSGLSRLLVGSTTERLLGSAPAPVLVARAGPVGPD
- the hypB gene encoding hydrogenase nickel incorporation protein HypB, translating into MYSSTHRPTHSPKHATPGSLAGAVADRARRLLARVTDGVDGGVSRVAEVIDGRVADSLVGAPAPGPSSAHRFGHGDDTDGEATDTEADVLAAVRDRARENHERLAHDADVFAVELLGATGSGKTALIEWLLEHAHDGDRVGVVTGDVSGEDDAERLRRHGVPVVNVTTGKDCHLDPRRVADALDDERLELDALDALYVENVGNVVCPADFPLGTAVRLAVVSPTEGTDVVRKHPHLFQVADAVAINKTDLAEAVGADTDRMVADARRIAPDAPVVETSVETEAGLGDLVDSLGGFRAADYDDGGHAHTDDSDHAHADGHTHHDDGGAPDHSDETPDDGPEVRRADHATDGGER
- a CDS encoding hydrogenase maturation nickel metallochaperone HypA; translated protein: MHELAVAERLVARAREAADDAGADRVTGLTVAVGEATHLAPTQLRFCLEAVTDDLLADATVSFERVRARGTCDCGWRGELDRLPETVAAAPERRCPACDGTVTVTAGRECRLERITVPDDGSPNDTD
- a CDS encoding proteasome-activating nucleotidase — its product is MTDTAEGVDFPYDEENTSRQEKIEALRERLEVLESQNEEMRDRLLDANAENNKYQQKLERLTHENKKLKQSPLFVATVQELTDDGIVIKQHGNNQEALTEVTTEMREGLEPDDRVAVNNSLSVVKRLDNETDVRARVMQVDHSPDVTYEDIGGLDDQMTEVRETVEMPLESPDMFEEIGIQPPSGVLLHGPPGTGKTMLAKAVANQTDATFIKMAGSELVHKFIGEGAKLVRDLFEVARENEPAVLFIDEIDAIASKRTDSKTSGDAEVQRTMMQLLSEMDGFDERGEVRIIAATNRFDMLDSAILRPGRFDRLIEVPKPDETGRELIFQIHTRDMKTADDVDFAELAGMATEASGADIKAICTEAGMFAIRDDRTEIRMTDFREAWEKIQSGDTDAEAGDAVAFA
- the hypF gene encoding carbamoyltransferase HypF gives rise to the protein MATGETDAREAVTVRVTGTVQGVGFRPFVARTAAAHDLAGVVRNTDRGVQIRFEGAPGAVGDAVETVRSDPPPLASVEAVETATATVTGATDFEIVDSTGDEERTTLVPPDTAICPDCLADLRDPGSQFHDYWATGCVNCGPRFTVTAGLPYDRDRTALAAFPPCEGCRERYETRTDRRFHAQTVACPDCGPRVSFEPGDDGATATGTAAVDAVADRLRRGAVVGVEGAGGSHLVCTATEPTVVDRLRERTGRARKPFAVMAPTVDAVESFAAVSAEERETLTDRRRPVVVVDRLERSWLESVAPGLDTVGVMLPYSGLHHLLFDRVSAPLVVTSANRPGEPTCTETERLRGLSAPDALLTHDREIVNRADDSVVRVVDGRRQFLRRSRGWVPDPIPRPGDAGDTTALGVGARSDTTAAAAADDRLLASQHVGRVTDPATEGAHRAAAATVRELLDAEPDVVGHDLHPEFRTRDLAAAYAAEAGAETVGVWHHHAHAASLLADHGRERAVVIAADGVGHGPDGVARGGEVLDATLAESDRVGGLSEFRLPGGDRAAERPGRLLASLLADPDRIDRLLVGRDAAPDRETAATVRRQADAGVASPETTSAGRFLDAVAALLDVCTERRFRGEPAIRLETAASDGSPVPVAPPVDWSGEPTFVADEALARLDELRDQYPTADVAATGQALLADGLAEVAVETARERGREAVGLTGGVAHNAAVSRRVRRAVEDAGVTFLGHEAVPPGDGGLAVGQAVAAARRV
- a CDS encoding winged helix-turn-helix transcriptional regulator yields the protein MSASESAVTEEPVEDGWDAVADLPPSAKLVAKVLEYEETLSQTEIAEETMLPPRTVRYALSRLEEVEVVDSRFSFSDARKRLYTLSI
- a CDS encoding protein phosphatase, with the translated sequence MTPIGDRLFVGDARDAARGDALPAVGVEAVVRLTHSPPETPYPESLAVDAVPLIDGPRNDPAATRRAISRLRARVESGETTLVHCSAGASRSVAVAAGALALVRGVAFDDALATVREQHGPSQPHPAVVENARAAVADLADDAA